From the Papaver somniferum cultivar HN1 chromosome 2, ASM357369v1, whole genome shotgun sequence genome, the window ACTTTTCGTGGGGCCAATCGAAAAGTATGTGAGTGGCGGTTTTGGCTTAGTTTATTGATGCGGTTCGTTAAGAATTTTTGTTCTTTCTTATCTTAGTATCTTGACCCAATTTTTCTTTTTCACATCTTAATTTGTTAATATAAGGTTGAACACGTTCCGATCGGATCAACATAGATCGATCTTACGGTTCGTTACTTGCTTGATAAAATTATGTTGCTTTCTCACTCTTTCTTCTGTATCAATTTTTTTCTACAATGGTTCTATGTGAACCGAGAATTCCAAACACGTTAAAAACCGCctctcatgaattttttttttctttttttgtgggtttcAATGGACCCGCACCCTCGGAAAACATACAGGATGGATGAATTTTTGTGAGGTGTTTTTGGGCTGGTTTTTGTTCGTCAAGAATTTCTGTTTTTTCTATCATTTTCTCTGGATAGGTACGGGTCCATTCTACAACATGCCTCAGTGAGAGCCCCCACCTCCAACTTTACCTGTAGGGCGAGGGATGTGAGAGTTCTGCCAATTAACGTTTTTCTTAATAGTggaaatctcactcacaaaaatgtttttcttatatgatttttgagtgatatTCTTAATTGATTTATTTTCTATATAAAAGGATATTTGATTGCTATTAGAATAGGTCCTTGTATTCCCTCCGTCCTATTTTAAATGAAGAGGAAGGTGTTTTCACACATATTATGAAAAAGAAAGATACTTATACTTTTTAAATCTACCCTTATTAATATCTTCTAAAATATTTAAATTTCTAGTTTTTAATTCCTAGATTTTAGTGTGGACTTGAAATCTAGTGGATTATTTAAAAATTTCATTTGGGAAATTGAGCttgaattataattattttttatgtttatatATGATTCCAAAACATGGACAAATCAGGAAGGTTTAGGGGGAAAATATGAAAACCTTCATGTAATTTGGGATTTGAAAAAAATTCTTTCCCTTCATCTAAAatataggacggagggagtataatattAATAATATGCCATTACCTGTTTTGTTATTATAGCATGAACTCTTTGCTGGAGCGATACGATACATCAAAGGAGGAGAATTCATTGCTGAATGCAACTACTGAGGCAAAGGTAAACTTTCAAGGACCTTCATTTTGTTATTCCCTTTAAAGACTAGCATGCTGCAATTTTTTAGTTgctatttcctttctctttgtaacctttttgtagatttttcactGTTTTTGTGATTCATGGTGTTTGCCCTTTTAGGGTTCCAATATACCATCAAACAACATAAACTATACATTGGCACGGCACCTAAAAGAGGTTACAGTTCAAGAGAATGTCTTGTATAGGGTGGTTACATATATGAAACACCCACATTTATCATTGGAGAAGCTGTAAAACTGACCCAATTAGAAACTTTGGCTGTTGTACAACACGCATCATTATGCACAAAAGTATATTGATTTTCTTACTATGCTATGCCTAAAACAACTTTAAACCCAAGATATATATTAATTAGGCCAGCTCAGGAAGAAAAAAATCTGCTGGCTCATAAGTGCTCTCACTGTTATAACACCTAAACCAAAGAACTAACATTTGTGTAAATATATGTACATATAATCCCAGCCTAAATAATATTACTTATTTTACTTGCAGTTTTGGAAAAGGGAAGCAGCAACCTTTAAGCATCAATTTCAAAACTTGCAAGAAGGCCATCGGTATGACATTTTTACTGTATGGGGGAATGGACTCGGAACAAAAAATGCCAACTAACAGGAAATGAAAAGTCTAACTATATCGATTTGAACTCCGTAGATATCTCTGTAAAAATATGCAACCACCAATAAAGTTGTTACATTCCTGAAACATGAAAAGTTAAAACTTTGCTCACCGTATACCTTTCATTTAATGTAATTTCCAGGTGAGAATTGCTTAGCAAAAGTTCATACTCATACATCTGCTTAGTGTTAATACATAAATGTGAATGTGTCATCCGGATGGTCTATAAACTGCATAGTAGTCCTTATATATCATGCGGAAAAAATATGCAGGAAAATGATGGGTCAAGAGCTGTGCAGTTTGAGCGCTAAGGAGCTACAAAATTTGGAAAATCAATTGGAAATGAGTTTGCGTGGTGTCCGTATGCAAAAGGTCTAACATACTAAATCTTCATGCCATGCATCCTTTAGTGCTAACCAATACATATTCCAGGTGAACATATCCTAACAACGTTTTTATTTCGACAGGACCAAATTCTAACAGATGAGATACACGAATTAAACCAAAAGGTCTCCAAAAAAACGGAAACTATTTGCCTATTTCATAGCTAAATCAATATAACTCCAAACAACTAATACGTTTGTTAATCATACTGCAGGGAAACCTTCTTCGCCAAGAAAATATGGAACTATTCAATAAGGAACACCATACACGTCGAGAAAACATGGACTTGTTAAGGAAGTTAATTGCTCAGAGTTTATATCTTCAGTTAGGTTGACCCACCCTATTGTGTTCTAGCCCATCCAAGCATTAATTTTTGGTCACAGATCAATGAGGCGAGAGATGCAAGTGAGACAGATAAGATGTCTAATTCTCCAAATGGctttaatcttgaagaagatatcaAACTCCGATTAAGCCAACCACAACAACAAAACTTTGATACACCAGGGGGGAAAGCCATAACACTGAGGTAAAGTCCTGATTCCCGGTGCTAGAAATTATGCAT encodes:
- the LOC113353240 gene encoding MADS-box transcription factor 57-like, translating into MGRGKIVIRKIDNITSRQVTFSKRRNGLIKKAKELSILCDAEVGLIVFSSTDKLYEFSSTSMNSLLERYDTSKEENSLLNATTEAKFWKREAATFKHQFQNLQEGHRKMMGQELCSLSAKELQNLENQLEMSLRGVRMQKV